The region tgttgaagcacctttggcagtgattacagcctcaagtcttctcttctcgggtatgacgctacaagcttggtacacctgtatttggggagtttgtccTATTCTTCTCCAGACCTGACGCTTGgcgttcaggccaaagagttcaacctcGGAGCTAGAAGCAtaaacatttcgctacacacacaataacatctgctaatcacacgTTAGTGACCAATACAAATGTATTtggaatcttggtttcatcagaccagagaatcttgtttctcatggtcagtgtcatttaggtgccttttggcaaactccatgggggctgccatgtgccttttactgaggagtagcttatgtttggccactctaccataaaggcctgattggtggagtgctgcagagaaggttgtccttctggaaagttctcccatctccgcataggaactctgaagctctgtaagtgtgaccatcgggttcttggtcacctccttgaccaaggcccttctcccccgatttctcagtttggccggacggacagctctaggaagagtcttggtggttccaaacttcttccatttaaaaatgacattttttggtacccttccctagatctgtgacTCGCCACAATCCTgtcaattccttcaacctcattggttggtttttgctctgacatgcactgtcaactgtgggaccttatatagacaggtgtgtacctttccaaatcatgtccaatcaattgaatttaccacaggtggactcaagttgtagaaacatctcaagggtgatgaatggaaacaggatgcacctgagctcagtttcgagtctcatagcaaagggtctgaatacttatgtaaataaggtatttctgaaaaactgtttttgctttgtcattatggggtattgggatgtcattacggggttttgtgatgtcattattgggtattgtgatgtcattattgggtattgtgatgtcattatggggtattgtgatgtcattattgggtattgtgatgtcattatgtggtattgtgtgtagattgatgagggggggaaacaatttaatcaattttagaataagtgtggaaaaagtcaagggttctgaatactttccgaatgccctgtatgtACCTATATGAAACCATAGAAGAagaaatgcactgtatgtactaACTTTTTGGGTGGGATTTGCATGGGGGGGTCCGTGGGTGGGATCGGCATGGGGGTCCGTGGGTGGGATCGGCATGGGGGTCCGTGGGTGGGATCGGCATGGGGGTCCGTGGGTGGGATCGGCATGGGGGTCCGTGGGTGGGATCGGCATGGGGGGGTCCGTGGGTGGGATCGGTATGGGGGTGGGGTCTGTGGGTGGGATCGGTATGGGGGTCCGTGGGTGGGATCGGTATGGGGGTGGGGTCCGTGGGTGGGATCGGCATGGGGGGGTCCGTGGGTGGGATCGGTATGGGGGGGTCTGTGGGTGGGATCGGTATGGGGGCGTCCGTGGGTGGGATCGGCATAGGGGGTCCGTGGGTGGCATCGGCATGGGGGGTCCGTGGGTGGCTTTTATTAGAAATTGTTTTGGTCCAAATCGGATTTTATGTACTATAgttattgaatattatatgaatcctgGAATTTAAATGGCCTGTTTGGGTGTCAATcaaattagcttaatttctcagagattaGATTTCAATAAAATAATATTTCAGGAACGCTGATCTGCTccgtttctaactacagaaacgatTTCAGATCAATCAGAGACGGCaggtgtcatggcttgctgatATGACATGGAATGACCCTGTGAATGAccctgtgtctctatctcagactcgCTGGCAGCAGGACCTCCTGTCTCAgtggctggagagagaggagaggaggcagagggaggcagcAGACAGGGAGGACCGGAGAGAGAGGGCTCGGATGGAACACGAAGTCAGGGTACTGCAGCTCCTCACTGGCCTGGCCCAGAACCAGCAGAGGAACCAGACACATCACAGCTGCTGCCACCAGTGTAGCAGGACGGAAGGGGTAGCAGGGGGTGGTTCCGGGGCCTCGACCACTACTACACCGGATAATGGAGCTGGGGACAGAGACGGGACTGAATCAGAGACCACATAGACGGGGTGGGATGTGATGCAGATCTGGGCCAAATACAGTATTTGATGTACGTTATGTATTTGACTCGTGTCTGGTGTGGTGAGCATTCGTTGCCTTCTAAATTGGAAAGGACTAGGCTCTCAGTATTTGTTTACTTCTTTGCCTGGTCACTTGTTTGGAGTGTATATTCTGCTGTAAAAAATAAACTATACAATGGGGGTTTTAATCCTAGGATAACAAgaataatttggtgggtgcttatattggTCCTATTTCAAAAAAGGTGTGTTTTGtatatcccaactctccctgagacaccctgggagagtggggtcacgTCCAGGGTCTCAGTGAAACACTGAGACAATCTCAATTGTAGTGATGTTTATTATGTTCTGTGCCATTTTACAGTTTATTATGAATTGTCTTACCAATAAAAATGCATTGGTATCGAACGGTCATTTTTATACGTTTGTTTACTCTTTATCTATACCACTCACGTTGCTGTCGCATGTAATTCACTTACATCCTAATGTTTGTGTCTAATGAACacaacgtgtgtgtttgtgttcctcGTGAAAAGGATCTGAACGTGTCTGTCAACATTCTCAGACTCCTTTTATGATGTCATCATCGGGGGCTACTGCAGCGTAGTAAATAGATGGTTGTTTGTTGATGGCTAGCTGAATGTGTCTGTCAACATTCTCAGACTCCTTTTATGATGTCATCATCGGGGGCTACTGCAGCGTAGTAAATAGATGGTTGTTTGTTGATGGCTAGCTGAATGTGTCTGTCAACATTCTCAGACTCCTTTTATGATGTCATCATCGGGGGCTACTGCAGCGTAGTAAATAGATGGTTGTTTGTTGATGGCTAGCTGAATGTGTCTGTCAACATTCTCAGACTCCTTTTATGATGTCATCATCGGGGGCGACTGCAGCGTAGTAAATAGATGGTTGTTTGTTGATGGCTAGCTGAATGTGTCTGTCAACGTTCTCAGACTCCTTTTATGATGTCATCATCGGGGGCTACTGCAGCGTAGTAAATAGACATGTTGATGGCTAGCTGTATGGTAGGGAGCAGTGGTTAGCTCACCACCGGTCAGCTCAGCTAAAAGAGGTGTTTTTTGATGAACGGTTTTGAGTTGAAGGTGTGATGCACGGTTGGGTTGAGGTCAATTCAGGAACTCCAGGAAGTGAATTGACATgcaaaagacatttgaaaagtgAGGGATGTCTATTTTCCATTCATTTGAATTAGATTTTTTATAATTCTTCCTGAATTTATACTGAACCAAATCCGAGTgcgcctcccgagtggcgcagtggtttaaggcgtcactgcagaccctggttcgttcccaggctgtgtcacaaccggccgtgatcgggagtcccatagggtggtgcacaattggcccagggtcatctgggttaggggagggttttgtcgggggtaggccatcattgtaagtaagaatacatttgttcttaactgacttgccaagttaaattattattattttaaatggtGATTGTGATTATTTCAGCAACTGTTTCAAAAACATTAGACCAGGTTACAAtcattagaccaggttactatcattagaccaggttactaacaatagaccaggttactaacattagaccaggttactaacattagaccaggttactaacaatagaccaggttactaacattagaccaggttactaacaatagaccaggttactatcattagaccaggttactaacattagaccaggttactaacattagaccaggttactaacattagaccaggttactatcattagaccaggttactaacattagaccaggttactaacattagaccaggttactaacattagaccaggttactaacattagaccaggttactaacattagaccaggttactaacaTTAAACCAGGTTACTAacattagaccaggttactaacattagaccaggttactatcattagaccaggttactaacattagaccaggttactaacaatagaccaggttactaacaatagaccaggttactaacattagaccaggttactaacattagaccaggttactaacattagaccaggttactaacaTTAGAACAGGTTACTAAgattagaccaggttactaagattagaccaggttactaacattagaccaggttactaacattagaccaggttactaacattagaccaggttactaacattagaccaggttactatcattagaccaggttactatcattagaccaggttactatcattagaccaggttactatcattagaccaggttactaacattagaccaggttactaacattagaccaggttactatcattagaccaggttactatcattagaccaggttactaacattagaccaggttactaacattagaccaggttactaacattagaccaggttactaacaTTAAACCAGGTTACTAACAATAGACCAGGTTACTAacattagaccaggttactaacattagaccaggttactaacattagaccaggttactaacattagaccaggttactaacattagaccaggttactatcattagaccaggttactaacaatagaccaggttactaacattagaccaggttactaacattagaccaggttactaacattagaccaggttactaacattagaccaggttactaacattagaccaggttactatcattagaccaggttactaacaTTAGACCAGGTTATTAACCTCCCTTCTGAAATATTACAAAACAGCTCCATAATCAAACTGGGCCAACATAAATCCTATAGAGTCTATTTTGTTCtttcttctattgtgttattgactgtacgtttgtttattccatgtgtaactctgttgttgttgtttgtgtcaaactgctttgctttatcttgaccaggtcgcagttgtaaatgaggacttgttctcaactggcctacctggttaattaaaggtgaaataaaaaataaatatgtttaAATCCACGTCAGCCATACGTTATAACGGATAACGCCATCCTGATCCTAATACCTGCTATTATCTTCTCCCTAGTTCTAGCCTGTCATTAAACGTACTGAGAAAGATGGATTACAGTATGTGAATTTGTATAATTCCAGATCTATTCTAATGCTGTAGCTACTGTTGACATCATGCTGGTGGATTTGCTGTTTATTATGCTGCATTCAAAAGCAACTGGGAAAATTACAAGGTCAAATCACGATGTAGGTGATCTAAACTCGCGCTGAAGTCtctgagttcccagttgcttTGTTACGCGCTGAAGTCTGTGAATTCCCAGTTGCTTTGTTACGTGCTGAAGTCTGTGAGTTCCCAGTTGCTTTGTTACGCTGAAGTCTGTGAGTTCCCAGTTGCTTTGTTACGCGCTGAAGTCTGAGAGTTCCCAGTTGCTTTGTTACACGCTGAAGTCTGTGAGTTCCTAGTTGCTTTGTTATGCGCTGAAGTCTGAGAGTTCCTAGTTGCTTTGTTACGCTGAAGTCTGAGAGTTCCTAGTTGCTTTGTTACGCGCTGAAGTCTGAGAGTTCCCAGTTGCTTTGTTACGGGCTGAAGTCTGAGAGTTCCCAGTTGCTTTGTTACGCGCTGAAGTCTGTGAGTTCCCAGTTGCTTTGTTACGCGCTGAAGTCTTGAGAGTTCCCAGTTGCTTTGTTACGCGCTGAAGTCtctgagttcccagttgcttTGTTACGCTGAAGTCTGAGAGTTCCCAGTTGCTTTGTTACGCGCTGAAGTCTGAGAGTTCCTAGTTGCTTTGTTACGCGCTGAAGTCTGAGAGTTCCCAGTTGCTTTGTTACGCGCTGAAGTCTGAGAGTTCCTAGTTGCTTTGTTACGCGCTGAAGTCTGTGAGTTCCCAGTTGCTTTGTTACGCGCTGAAGTCTGAGAGTTCCTAGTTGCTTTGTTACGCGAAGTCTGAGAGTTCCCAGTTGCTTTGTTACGCGCTGAAGTCTGAGAGTTCCTAGTTGCTTTGTTAGGCTCTGAAGTCTGAGAGTTCCTAGTTGCTTTGTTACGCGCTGAAGTCTGAGAGTTCCCAGTTGCTTTGTTACGCGCTGAAGTCTGAGAGTTCCCAGTTGCTTTGTTACGCGCTGAAGTCTGAGAGTTCCCAGTTGCTTTGTTACGCTGAAGTCTGAGAGTTCCCAGTTGCTTTGTTACACGCTGAAGTCTGAGAGTTCCCAGTTGCTTTGTTACACGCTGAAGTCTGAGAGTTCCCAGTTGCTTTGTTACACGCTGAAGTCTGAGAGTTCCTAGTTGCTTTGTTACGCGCTGAAGTCTGAGAGTTCCTAGTTGCTTTGTTACGCGCTGAAGTCTGAGAGTTCCTAGTTGCTTTGTTACGCGCTGAAGTCTGACAGTTCCTAGTTGCTTTGTTACGCGCTGAAGTCTGAGAGTTCCCAGTTGCTTTGTTACGCGCTGAAGTCTGAGAGTTCCCAGTTGCTTTGTTACGCGCTGAAGTCTGAGAGTTCCTAGTTGCTTTGTTACGCGCTGAAGTCTGAGAGTTCCCAGTTGCTTTGTTACGCTGAAGTCTGAGAGTTCCTAGTTGCTTTGTTACGCGAAGTCTGAGAGTTCCCAGTTGCTTTGTTACGCGCTGAAGTCTGAGAGTTCCTAGTTGCTTTGTTACGCGAAGTCTGAGAGTTCCCAGTTGCTTTGTTACACGCTGAAGTCTGAGAGTTCCCAGTTGCTTTGTTACACGCTGAAGTCTGAGAGTTCCTAGTTGCTTTGTTACGCGCTGAAGTCTGAGAGTTCCTAGTTGCTTTGTTACGCGCTGAAGTCTGAGAGTTCCTAGTTGCTTTGTTACGCGCTGAAGTCTGAGAGTTCCTAGTTGCTTTGTTACGCGCTGAAGTCTGAGAGTTCCTAGTTGCTTTGTTACGCGCTGAAGTCTGAGAGTTCCCAGTTGCTTTGTTACGCGCTGAAGTCTGAGAGTTCCCAGTTGCTTTGTTACGCACTGAAGTCTGAGAGTTCCTAGTTGCTTTGTTACGCGCTGAAGTCTGAGAGTTCCCAGTTGCTTTGTTACGCTGAAGTCTGAGAGTTCCTAGTTGCTTTGTTACGCTGAAGTCTGAGAGTTCCCAGTTGCTTTGTTACGCGCTGAAGTCTGAGAGTTCCTAGTTGCTTTGTTACGCGCTGAAGTCTGAGAGTTCCTAGTTGCTTTGTTACGCGCTGAAGTCTGAGAGTTCCCAGTTGCTTTGTTACGTGCTGAAGTCTGAGAGTTCCCAGTTGCTTTGTTACGCGCTGAAGTCTGAGAGTTCCTAGTTGCTTTGTTACGCGCTGAAGTCTGTGAGTTCCCAGTTGCTTTGTTACGTGCTGAAGTCTGAGAGTTCCTAGTTGCTTTGTTACGCGCTGAAGTCTGTGAGTTCCCAGTTGCTTTGTTACGCGCTGAAGTCTGAGAGTTCCTAGTTGCTTTGTTACGCGCTGAAGTCTGAGAGTTCCTAGTTGCTTTGTTACGCGCTGAAGTCTGAGAGTTCCCAGTTGCTTTGTTACGCGCTGAAGTCTGAGAGTTCCTAGTTGCTTTGTTACGCGCTGAAGTCTGAGAGTTCCCAGTTGCTTTGTTACGCGCTGAAGTCTGAGAGTTCCTAGTTGCTTTGTTACGCGCTGAAGTCTGAGAGTTCCTAGTTGCTTTGTTACGCGCTGAAGTCTGAGAGTTCCCAGTTGCTTTGTTACGTGCTGAAGTCTGAGAGTTCCCAGTTGCTTTGTTAAGCGCTGAAGTCTGAGAGTTCCTAGTTGCTTTGTTACGCGCTGAAGTCTGACAGTTCCTAGTTGCTTTGTTACGCGCTGAAGTCTGACAGTTCCTAGTTGCTTTGTTACGCGCTGAAGTCTGAGAGTTCCCAGTTGCTTTGTTACGCGCTGAAGTCTGAGAGTTCCCAGTTGCTTTGTTACGCGCTGAAGTCTGAGAGTTCCTAGTGCCGCTGCATTATACCGCTGTAGCataggataagagagagagaatatgtgtGTGTCGGAGAAACAGATGTATAATGTAGTATTTTGTGGGGCTTCAGTGgtcaggaagggaagggagagagagatggttgggcttttca is a window of Oncorhynchus keta strain PuntledgeMale-10-30-2019 chromosome 25, Oket_V2, whole genome shotgun sequence DNA encoding:
- the LOC127911909 gene encoding micronuclear linker histone polyprotein-like, which encodes MAGDIIGTRNSQTSARNKATGNSQTSARNKATGNSQTSARNKATRNCQTSARNKATRNCQTSARNKATRNSQTSALNKATGNSQTSARNKATGNSQTSARNKATRNSQTSARNKATRNSQTSARNKATGNSQTSARNKATRNSQTSARNKATGNSQTSARNKATRNSQTSARNKATRNSQTSARNKATGNSQTSARNKATRNSQTSARNKATGNSQTSARNKATRNSQTSARNKATGNSQTSARNKATGNSQTSAHFSVTKQLGTLRLQRNKATGNSQTSARNKATRNSQTSVRNKATGNSQTSARNKATGNSQTSARNKATRNSQTSARNKATRNSQTSARNKATRNSQTSARNKATRNSQTSARNKATRNSQTSACNKATGNSQTSACNKATGNSQTSRNKATRNSQTSARNKATGNSQTSRNKATRNSQTSALQRNKATGNSQTSARNKATGNSQTSARNKATGNSQTSARNKATRNSQTSEPNKATRNSQTSARNKATGNSQTSRNKATRNSQTSARNKATGNSQTSARNKATRNSQTSARNKATGNSQTSARNKATRNSQTSARNKATGNSQTSA